A window of Ictidomys tridecemlineatus isolate mIctTri1 chromosome 15, mIctTri1.hap1, whole genome shotgun sequence contains these coding sequences:
- the Acp7 gene encoding acid phosphatase type 7, which translates to MSPRRGCCACCWLLLLSLGVQRAPGYPSAAPEQVHLSYPGEPGSMTVTWTTWVPAPSEVQFGLQPSGPLPLRARGSARPFVDGGILRRTLYMHRVTLRGLLPGVQYVYRCGSAQGWSRRFRFRALKNGVHWSPRLAVFGDLGADNPKAFPRLRRDTQQGLFDAVLHVGDFAYNMDQDNARVGDRFMRLIEPVAASLPYMTCPGNHEERYNFSNYKARFSMPGDNEGLWYSWDLGPAHIISFSTEVYFFLHYGRHLVQRQFRWLESDLQKANRNRAARPWIITMGHRPMYCSNADLDDCRWHESKVRKGLHGRLYGLEDLFYRYGVDLQIWAHEHSYERLWPIYNYQVFNGSLKFPYTNPRGPVHIITGSAGCEERLTPFSLSPGPWSALRVKEYGYTRLHILNGTHVHIQQVSDDQDGKIVDDVWVVRPLVGRRMYH; encoded by the exons ATGAGCCCCCGCCGTGGCTGCTGCGCCTGCTgctggctcctcctcctctccttgggAGTCCAGCGGGCCCCAGGATACCCCAGCGCTGCCCCAGAGCAAGTCCATCTGTCCTACCCAG GTGAGCCGGGCTCCATGACGGTGACCTGGACCACGTGGGTCCCCGCGCCCTCCGAAGTGCAGTTCGGGCTGCAGCCGTCGGGGCCCCTCCCGCTGCGGGCGCGGGGCAGCGCGCGGCCCTTCGTGGACGGCGGCATCCTGCGGAGGACGCTCTACATGCACCGGGTGACGCTGCGCGGGCTGCTGCCGGGGGTGCAGTACG TTTACCGCTGTGGCAGCGCCCAGGGCTGGAGCCGGCGGTTCCGCTTCCGAGCCCTGAAGAACGGGGTCCACTGGAGCCCCCGCCTGGCTGTGTTTGGGGACCTGGGGGCCGACAACCCCAAGGCCTTCCCCCGGCTGCGCAGAGACACCCAGCAGGGCCTGTTCGACGCCGTTCTCCATGTGG GAGACTTCGCCTACAACATGGATCAGGACAACGCACGCGTCGGGGACAGGTTCATGCGGCTCATTGAACCCGTGGCCGCCAGCTTGCCGTACATGACGTGCCCGGGGAATCACGAAGAACGCTA CAACTTCTCTAACTACAAAGCCCGATTTAGTATGCCGGGGGACAATGAAGGCCTGTGGTACAG CTGGGACCTGGGCCCCGCCCACATCATCTCCTTCTCCACCGAGGTGTATTTCTTCCTGCATTACGGCCGCCACCTGGTCCAGAGGCAGTTCCGCTGGCTGGAGAGCGACCTCCAG AAAGCCAACAGGAACCGGGCGGCGAGGCCATGGATCATCACCATGGGCCACCGGCCCATGTACTGCTCCAACGCCGACCTGGACGACTGCAGGTGGCATGAGAGCAAG GTGCGCAAAGGCCTCCACGGCAGGCTGTACGGGCTGGAGGACCTCTTCTACAGATACG GAGTGGACCTGCAGATCTGGGCTCACGAACACTCCTATGAGCGACTGTGGCCAATTTACAACTACCAG GTGTTCAATGGCAGCCTCAAGTTTCCCTACACCAACCCCCGAGGCCCTGTGCACATCATCACAGGATCCGCG GGCTGTGAGGAGCGGCTGACTCCCTTCAGCCTCTCCCCGGGGCCCTGGAGCGCCCTGCGCGTGAAGGAGTATGGGTACACCCGGCTGCACATCCTCAACGGGACCCACGTCCACATCCAGCAGGTGTCTGACGACCAG GATGGGAAGATCGTGGATGACGTCTGGGTGGTGAGACCCCTGGTCGGCCGGAGGATGTACCACTAG